Proteins co-encoded in one Campylobacter ornithocola genomic window:
- a CDS encoding multidrug ABC transporter permease/ATP-binding protein: protein MSFLWVLFQENKLKIILFLLFSIFTSMLGVLVLVFINEFLLKANLENSNIIMYFVLLLLVFFASSSFVEISLSTFGQSFIFKMQRRVVKQILDTSVLSILNTTKAKILASLNNDVRSISFGLLRLPEFIQSSVLIICVSAYIAYLSLEIFFLCLTWIVCIFIVDNFLMSKVYFYFKNARENDDALQKNYQNILQGHKELTLNPLRAKYYYENEFEKNALKKKKSSTMGNILHILSNNWSNSAMLALVGVEFYMALSYEFASLQSATTIALSVLFLRAPLGAMIGSFPTLMMAKIALDKISNLNLENYTHEFKLNQNKKVWRKLCFKDVSFAYNEKFALKPVNFELKKGECIFLIGKNGSGKSTFSMILAGLFTDFKGDIFLDDEKITTKNIYEYRNLISAIFSDFHLFEYVLEDEKFSKEDLVYWLEILELNEKVELIGNTFSTIKLSAGQKKRLAMLSVLLEKRDILILDEWAADQDPMFRKFFYTKLLPLLKQKGITIFAITHDDVYFDMADRILLAQNGQIQELKGDIKELAKNAVEKF from the coding sequence GTGAGTTTTTTATGGGTTTTATTTCAAGAAAACAAACTTAAAATCATTCTTTTTTTGCTTTTTAGTATTTTTACAAGTATGTTGGGTGTGTTGGTGTTGGTTTTTATTAATGAATTTTTACTAAAAGCTAATCTTGAAAATTCAAATATCATTATGTATTTTGTGCTTTTATTGCTTGTATTTTTTGCAAGTTCTTCTTTTGTGGAAATTTCCCTAAGTACCTTTGGTCAAAGTTTTATTTTTAAAATGCAAAGAAGGGTTGTAAAACAAATTTTAGATACAAGTGTTTTGAGTATTTTAAATACCACTAAAGCAAAGATTTTAGCTTCTTTGAATAATGATGTGCGTAGCATTTCTTTTGGGCTTTTGAGGCTTCCTGAATTTATACAATCAAGTGTTTTGATCATTTGTGTAAGTGCTTATATAGCTTATCTTTCTTTAGAAATTTTCTTTTTGTGTTTGACTTGGATAGTCTGTATTTTTATAGTGGATAATTTTTTGATGAGCAAGGTGTATTTTTATTTTAAAAATGCTAGGGAAAATGATGATGCCTTGCAAAAAAACTATCAAAACATTTTACAAGGACATAAGGAGCTAACTCTTAATCCTTTGAGAGCGAAATATTATTATGAAAATGAGTTTGAAAAAAATGCCCTAAAAAAGAAAAAAAGTTCTACTATGGGAAATATCTTGCATATTTTATCTAACAATTGGAGTAATAGTGCCATGCTAGCTTTAGTAGGGGTAGAGTTTTATATGGCTTTAAGTTATGAGTTTGCTAGTTTGCAAAGTGCTACGACCATTGCTTTAAGTGTACTTTTTCTAAGAGCGCCACTTGGGGCTATGATTGGAAGTTTTCCTACGCTTATGATGGCAAAAATTGCCTTAGATAAAATTTCAAATTTAAATTTAGAAAACTATACTCACGAGTTTAAGCTTAATCAAAACAAAAAAGTTTGGCGAAAACTTTGCTTTAAAGATGTATCTTTTGCTTATAATGAAAAATTTGCTCTAAAACCCGTAAATTTCGAGCTTAAAAAAGGTGAGTGTATATTTTTAATAGGTAAAAACGGTAGCGGTAAATCTACTTTTTCTATGATTTTAGCAGGGCTTTTTACGGATTTTAAAGGAGATATTTTTTTAGATGATGAAAAAATCACCACAAAAAATATTTATGAGTATAGAAATCTAATTAGTGCAATTTTTAGTGATTTTCATTTATTTGAGTACGTTTTAGAAGATGAGAAATTTAGCAAAGAGGACTTAGTTTATTGGCTTGAAATTTTAGAGCTAAATGAAAAAGTAGAACTTATAGGAAATACTTTTAGCACTATAAAGCTTTCAGCAGGACAAAAAAAGCGTCTTGCTATGCTTAGTGTTTTACTTGAAAAAAGAGATATTTTGATTTTAGATGAGTGGGCGGCTGATCAAGATCCTATGTTTAGAAAGTTTTTTTACACTAAGCTTTTACCGCTTTTAAAGCAAAAGGGTATTACTATATTTGCTATAACACATGATGATGTGTATTTTGATATGGCTGATAGAATTTTACTTGCACAAAATGGTCAAATACAAGAGTTAAAAGGCGATATAAAAGAACTAGCGAAAAATGCAGTAGAAAAATTTTAA
- the cgb gene encoding single-domain globin Cgb, translating into MTREQIQIIKDCVPVLQKNGEVLTKEFYKIMFEEYPEVKPMFNMEKQASGEQPKALAMAILMAAKNVENLENMRSFVDKVAITHTRLNVKEEHYPIVGTCLLKAIKVVLNADEATLKAWEEAYNAIAKFYIDIEKEIYAKTK; encoded by the coding sequence ATGACCCGAGAACAAATTCAAATCATCAAAGATTGTGTACCAGTTTTACAAAAAAATGGTGAAGTTTTGACAAAAGAATTTTATAAAATCATGTTTGAAGAATATCCTGAAGTAAAGCCTATGTTTAATATGGAAAAACAAGCTTCAGGTGAACAACCAAAAGCTTTAGCTATGGCTATTTTAATGGCAGCAAAAAATGTAGAAAATTTAGAAAATATGAGAAGCTTTGTTGATAAAGTAGCTATCACTCATACAAGATTAAATGTTAAAGAAGAACATTATCCTATAGTCGGCACTTGTCTTTTAAAGGCTATTAAAGTAGTGTTAAATGCAGATGAGGCTACATTAAAAGCTTGGGAAGAAGCTTATAACGCTATTGCTAAATTTTATATAGACATTGAAAAAGAAATTTATGCAAAAACTAAGTAA
- a CDS encoding DMSO/selenate family reductase complex B subunit, producing MKLEENSQFGFMLDQSKCVGCRTCSLSCKDYKNMPVGVNFRRVFETEGGEWTCKSDGSLEQNIFAYYTSISCNHCSNPSCLKACPTGATMKVKWGIVIVEDSMCIGCKACAMACPYGAPQFNHESGHMSKCDGCYERLKEGKNPICVDSCPFRALKAGDITELREEYGNLASITPLPDASITHPNLCIVPEKHSLPSGNKSAIFHLPQNYQGVKDDII from the coding sequence ATGAAATTAGAAGAAAATTCGCAATTTGGCTTTATGCTAGATCAAAGTAAATGTGTTGGATGTAGAACTTGCTCACTTTCTTGCAAAGATTATAAAAATATGCCAGTAGGAGTTAATTTTCGCCGTGTATTTGAAACAGAAGGTGGGGAATGGACCTGCAAAAGTGATGGAAGCTTAGAACAAAATATTTTTGCTTATTATACTTCTATATCTTGTAATCATTGCTCTAATCCATCTTGTCTTAAAGCTTGTCCAACAGGAGCAACAATGAAAGTAAAATGGGGTATAGTTATAGTTGAAGATAGCATGTGCATAGGTTGTAAAGCCTGTGCTATGGCTTGTCCTTATGGCGCACCACAATTTAATCATGAAAGTGGACATATGAGCAAATGCGATGGATGTTATGAAAGATTAAAAGAAGGTAAGAATCCAATTTGTGTAGATTCTTGTCCTTTTAGAGCTTTAAAAGCAGGCGATATAACAGAACTTAGAGAAGAATATGGAAATTTAGCTTCCATAACCCCTCTACCAGATGCATCAATAACACATCCAAATTTATGTATAGTACCAGAAAAACATAGTTTACCATCAGGAAATAAAAGTGCTATTTTTCATCTTCCTCAAAACTATCAAGGAGTAAAAGATGACATCATTTAA
- a CDS encoding ShlB/FhaC/HecB family hemolysin secretion/activation protein, translating to MKKLLFTTIAISSLVYANNNEGSIIIAKNDIEKVIELSPDKNLPQNKAIKENLKTKDDYEKAQEAKKVLEEKKEQLKEKLRQEEEASNNQTNLTNTSSTNDNTNKKTNNTINSNKEVNTSAKDNTDNTTDKENNTNINTTTNEKTNNTSKENNTNTANNTTNTNSNNQTTNTSNINNSTNSTTKPMIKYHFVLTNKNTSFKKLGIKEEDLQSLVSEFNAKRFSLQDLQDISNIIAYYFQVNGYPAATAYIPQQEFDGKNIQINISLGVLGKYIIKNKTTIKDHFIESKLNEKIKGKIISTKLIEDSVYKVNEMYGLNTLAGLQAGENVGETDILIEVEPDTKANVLLYSDNYGIKSAGEYRAGISMGFNSILNMGDYYNFYLQSSDEKQINYGASYTFFLGNLKITPSISQGSYSLGGDYKEVGFSGTSRNFGIDFSYPVWINTNSSLYFTSSIYHKILKDEPFSNIFDDYSIDKHSNVGSMGLEGLFRGFENNTLSYSAKISIGKVNDDGTTIFGDTSKSDGNGFGWFRKLNASLNNYYSINEYITHTLNINYQKVLGNFELDSSESSSLGGAYGVRAYDNGEGDGDNTIVANFGIRINIPNTNFYFTPFYDIGYAWYEKDSGSRLADEHFLDAVGLQILYNKNNAYYIKLDAARALHQYKYDDDHRMKLYLSGGVYF from the coding sequence ATGAAAAAACTCTTATTTACTACTATAGCAATTAGTTCTTTAGTCTATGCTAATAATAATGAAGGTTCTATTATCATAGCTAAAAATGATATAGAAAAGGTTATAGAATTATCCCCTGATAAAAACCTCCCTCAAAACAAAGCCATAAAAGAAAATCTAAAAACCAAAGATGATTATGAAAAAGCCCAAGAAGCTAAAAAGGTTTTAGAAGAAAAAAAAGAACAATTAAAAGAAAAACTAAGACAAGAAGAGGAAGCTAGTAATAATCAAACTAATTTAACTAATACTAGTTCTACTAATGATAATACTAATAAAAAAACTAATAACACTATTAACTCAAATAAAGAAGTTAATACTAGTGCAAAAGATAATACCGACAACACAACCGATAAAGAAAACAATACTAATATAAATACTACTACTAATGAAAAAACTAACAATACTAGTAAAGAAAATAATACCAACACAGCTAATAATACAACTAACACTAACTCAAACAATCAAACCACTAATACAAGCAATATAAATAATTCTACTAACTCCACTACAAAGCCTATGATTAAATATCACTTTGTTCTTACTAATAAAAACACTAGCTTTAAAAAGCTAGGTATTAAAGAAGAAGATTTACAAAGCTTAGTGAGTGAGTTTAATGCTAAAAGATTTAGCTTGCAAGATTTACAAGATATATCTAATATCATTGCTTATTATTTTCAAGTTAATGGCTATCCTGCAGCAACAGCTTATATTCCTCAACAAGAATTTGATGGAAAAAATATTCAAATTAATATTTCTTTAGGAGTATTAGGCAAATATATAATAAAAAATAAAACTACTATAAAAGATCACTTCATAGAAAGTAAGCTTAATGAAAAAATCAAAGGTAAAATCATCTCTACTAAATTAATAGAAGATAGTGTGTATAAAGTCAATGAAATGTATGGACTAAATACCCTAGCAGGTTTACAAGCAGGAGAGAATGTAGGAGAAACTGATATACTTATAGAAGTAGAACCTGATACTAAGGCTAATGTATTATTATATAGTGATAATTATGGTATTAAGAGTGCAGGAGAATATAGAGCTGGTATTAGTATGGGATTTAATTCTATATTAAATATGGGAGATTATTATAATTTTTACTTACAATCAAGTGATGAAAAACAAATCAACTATGGAGCTAGTTATACTTTCTTTTTAGGAAATTTAAAAATTACTCCAAGTATTTCTCAAGGATCTTATTCTTTAGGTGGAGATTATAAAGAAGTTGGCTTTAGTGGTACTTCTAGAAATTTTGGTATAGACTTTTCTTATCCTGTATGGATAAATACAAATTCATCTTTATACTTTACTTCTAGTATTTATCATAAGATATTAAAAGATGAACCTTTTTCAAATATATTTGATGATTATAGTATAGATAAACATTCTAATGTAGGTAGTATGGGTTTAGAAGGTTTATTTAGAGGCTTTGAAAATAATACCCTAAGTTATAGTGCTAAGATAAGTATAGGTAAAGTTAATGATGATGGCACTACTATATTTGGAGATACATCTAAAAGTGATGGTAATGGCTTTGGTTGGTTTAGAAAACTCAATGCTAGTTTGAATAATTATTATAGTATTAATGAATACATTACTCATACTTTAAATATAAACTATCAAAAGGTATTAGGGAATTTTGAACTAGATTCTTCTGAAAGTTCATCTTTAGGTGGAGCTTATGGAGTAAGAGCTTATGATAATGGAGAAGGTGATGGAGATAATACCATAGTAGCTAACTTTGGTATAAGAATAAATATACCAAATACGAATTTTTATTTTACACCTTTTTATGATATAGGTTATGCTTGGTATGAAAAAGACTCAGGAAGTAGATTAGCAGATGAGCATTTTTTAGATGCAGTGGGTTTACAAATACTTTATAATAAGAATAATGCATATTATATAAAACTTGATGCAGCAAGAGCATTACATCAGTATAAATACGATGATGATCATAGAATGAAATTATATTTAAGTGGTGGGGTGTATTTTTAA
- a CDS encoding GlcG/HbpS family heme-binding protein — protein sequence MKKLLILCLFLGVSLMAKSFELVKEPVLTTQMVERILDLAKKEARKNGFHVSITIVDKSGQILAVLRDDKAGVHTLNASYKKAYTATSQKRETAIIFKGVKEGKIPEDIRYLDDKFSIMPGGVPIFIDGVVVGGIGVGGAHLDEDVKIAKAGVAFLQ from the coding sequence ATGAAAAAATTACTCATTTTGTGTTTATTTTTAGGAGTAAGCTTGATGGCAAAATCTTTTGAGCTCGTAAAAGAGCCTGTATTAACCACACAAATGGTTGAAAGGATTTTGGATCTTGCAAAAAAAGAAGCAAGAAAAAATGGCTTTCATGTAAGCATTACTATAGTGGATAAATCTGGTCAAATTTTAGCAGTTTTAAGAGATGATAAAGCAGGTGTGCATACGCTTAATGCTAGTTATAAAAAAGCTTACACAGCTACTTCGCAAAAAAGAGAAACAGCGATTATTTTTAAAGGTGTAAAAGAAGGTAAAATACCTGAAGATATTCGTTATTTAGATGATAAATTTTCCATTATGCCCGGTGGAGTGCCGATTTTTATAGATGGTGTTGTTGTTGGTGGTATAGGTGTGGGTGGAGCACACTTAGATGAGGATGTAAAAATAGCTAAAGCAGGGGTAGCATTTTTACAATAG
- a CDS encoding dimethyl sulfoxide reductase anchor subunit family protein — translation MTSFNHMLSEMPLVLFTILAQAVIGLSFVYAPAFIKGYKNKTNLKSFGLILGIAMTIAFLPSVFHLNDITHIFNVLNRMGMFYANNEWHIGWMNNEILFVSLVCALGFLLYLKTSNWVFYLTLICGILGLFFMSGAYGAMQESVPTWDFKITLLYFFASAIFLGAIVYYCFFENGEHERRMSFFAGLIGIGLLSTAIVLQTLHVGQTWIMGLVNPFELLGGTYVWFISLSFAFLGLGITTWYLHNYLHEKFKSKFFAYFALFCAFLGVFITRMLFYGLISTSIMLGHF, via the coding sequence ATGACATCATTTAACCATATGTTAAGCGAAATGCCTTTGGTGCTTTTTACTATCTTAGCACAGGCAGTTATAGGACTTAGTTTTGTATACGCCCCAGCATTTATAAAGGGCTATAAAAATAAAACGAATTTAAAATCTTTTGGTCTTATTTTAGGTATAGCTATGACAATAGCTTTTTTACCTTCTGTTTTCCACTTAAATGATATTACTCATATTTTTAATGTTTTAAATAGAATGGGAATGTTTTATGCAAACAATGAATGGCATATAGGATGGATGAATAATGAAATTTTATTTGTATCCCTTGTGTGTGCTTTAGGCTTTTTACTTTATTTAAAAACTTCAAATTGGGTGTTTTATCTCACACTAATATGTGGAATTTTGGGACTATTTTTTATGAGTGGAGCTTACGGTGCTATGCAAGAAAGTGTACCTACTTGGGATTTTAAAATTACTTTGCTTTATTTTTTTGCCAGTGCTATATTTTTAGGTGCTATTGTTTATTATTGTTTTTTTGAAAATGGCGAACATGAAAGAAGAATGTCATTTTTTGCAGGGCTTATAGGTATAGGACTTTTAAGCACGGCTATAGTTTTACAAACTTTACATGTAGGACAAACTTGGATCATGGGACTTGTAAATCCTTTTGAGCTTTTGGGTGGAACTTATGTGTGGTTTATATCACTTTCTTTTGCTTTTTTAGGACTTGGTATTACCACTTGGTATTTACATAATTATTTACATGAAAAGTTTAAAAGTAAATTTTTTGCATATTTTGCCCTATTTTGTGCATTTTTAGGGGTATTTATTACTAGAATGTTATTTTACGGACTTATAAGCACTTCTATAATGCTAGGGCATTTTTAA
- a CDS encoding type II secretion system protein, translated as MKKAFTIIELVFVVIILRVLAAVALPKFSTSKDEASTAQALGNLKTFINDVSSYVLKNESLSSIALMSNVANVKNEDLSSLQNATKELDFSVGNDEQCFKVLFVDKESILLLALMVDNAQKSKVQNIADLKNQTLKDPKNQSIKTQLDEALNAFSQSEFTSVSKSKACQSLIHSKAFKSLSTKVYFLSGN; from the coding sequence ATGAAAAAGGCATTTACTATTATAGAGCTTGTGTTTGTAGTGATTATACTTAGAGTTTTGGCTGCAGTTGCCTTGCCAAAATTTAGCACAAGTAAAGATGAGGCAAGTACAGCTCAAGCTTTAGGAAATTTAAAAACTTTTATTAACGATGTAAGCTCTTATGTATTAAAAAATGAAAGTCTTTCAAGTATAGCTTTAATGAGCAATGTAGCAAATGTAAAAAATGAAGATTTATCTTCCTTGCAAAATGCTACCAAAGAGCTTGATTTTAGCGTGGGAAATGATGAGCAGTGTTTTAAGGTGCTTTTTGTGGATAAAGAAAGTATTTTGCTTTTAGCACTTATGGTAGATAATGCTCAAAAAAGTAAAGTTCAAAATATAGCAGATTTAAAAAACCAAACCTTAAAAGATCCAAAAAATCAAAGCATAAAAACTCAACTAGATGAAGCTTTAAATGCTTTTAGTCAAAGTGAATTTACAAGTGTTTCGAAGTCTAAAGCTTGTCAAAGCTTAATCCATTCTAAAGCTTTTAAATCCTTATCCACCAAAGTGTACTTTCTAAGTGGTAATTAA
- a CDS encoding filamentous hemagglutinin N-terminal domain-containing protein: protein MKAHHKLSNHIILSGITVSMLFSPLMALPSGGKFTHGTSGTISGPYFDKNTGKNTIDITGKTPNKNSHVIQWGGGFSINKGESVNFKGQGQNYLNIAHGTSKSTIDGLLNASGNNVFLINPNGVIITKNGIINANRFVASTSSMSNDDMWKFAKLTKEQAAAFSPVFKPHKAGNVVNMGNINANNVLLIGNKVDIQGGKLGNADSTTHLVGNYVYIDADSAKLNSNKINVTAVEGGYTQRQMINFANDGYKFGNNVNIQNTNYTDTTNTTHIGNSNFKKTLTMGNMGNEKDNAIEWWHFAKGWNEGLDNIKEIDEFKLVGDIDFNGMTIDPIAYDYNNAFNKTFNGNGYTLKNITINANEDYNVGLFGAIKDAKIDNINIDSVDFKYNHSLPNRIGAFAGHIGNSSISNISLSNIGMINGIRIVGGFSGNVADSFISNIKIDKIEGINATNEGKFASNAIGVGGFTGMGASTSYNNVILKNIGNISLTNKIGEVYTTYIGYFLGRSDQLSASKNANEFRNIAIYNVGNLSATGTWRNDSLYIGAFAGALHGSKKDDMENIFIFLSNNSKISYNKNFRSTYFGNLAGVFIANLNNIHIYNKEGSLTNATADQAYWNDFNKNGYVSDKINIHTYNDSTQESIYKDFLSKANTIEKPTPPTNPDNPNDSDVILGSDDVISKEDLNQWLDEIFAGNYWVDIKDLDKIHGLNESIIQSISFLEALYGQEGMKDILEKFHNDYKTAYSKYEEFKNNKAELLAFINEKLKPLVEHSNNSLKQLLTKQKELDSVVKAYNAYVELINKGLASKNDQEFKTLENKLNSLMSESQILANSISNNQMLLEKWKGKTNTDSNGHFTIKGAFANAILNTNPDLKEITGDGGSIDDPNRPELPATDLTFEQTASLNLIGNNSLEEEEEQEEIEEASMNQKGKTCIVSDNYKTMNPCVVGGL, encoded by the coding sequence ATGAAAGCACATCATAAACTCTCAAATCATATCATACTCTCAGGTATAACAGTATCAATGCTTTTTTCTCCACTAATGGCTTTACCTAGTGGAGGTAAATTTACTCATGGGACTAGTGGAACTATATCTGGTCCATACTTTGATAAAAATACTGGTAAAAACACTATTGATATCACAGGTAAAACACCAAATAAAAATAGCCATGTTATCCAATGGGGTGGTGGTTTTAGTATAAATAAGGGTGAAAGTGTAAATTTTAAAGGTCAAGGACAAAACTACCTAAACATTGCTCATGGAACAAGTAAATCTACTATAGATGGCTTATTAAATGCAAGTGGTAATAATGTCTTTTTAATCAACCCTAATGGAGTAATCATTACTAAAAATGGAATTATCAATGCTAATCGCTTTGTGGCTTCGACTTCGTCTATGAGTAATGATGATATGTGGAAATTTGCAAAGCTAACTAAAGAACAAGCCGCAGCTTTCTCTCCGGTATTTAAGCCACATAAAGCAGGTAATGTAGTGAATATGGGTAATATTAATGCAAATAATGTATTACTTATAGGGAATAAGGTAGATATACAAGGTGGTAAATTAGGTAATGCTGATTCTACTACGCATTTGGTAGGCAATTATGTATATATAGATGCAGATAGTGCTAAGTTAAATTCTAATAAAATCAATGTAACAGCTGTAGAAGGTGGTTACACACAAAGACAAATGATAAATTTCGCTAATGATGGTTATAAATTTGGTAATAATGTAAATATACAAAATACAAATTATACAGATACTACCAACACCACTCATATAGGAAATTCTAATTTCAAAAAAACTTTAACTATGGGTAATATGGGAAATGAAAAAGATAATGCTATAGAGTGGTGGCACTTTGCAAAAGGTTGGAATGAAGGTTTAGATAATATTAAAGAAATTGATGAATTTAAATTAGTAGGAGATATTGATTTTAACGGAATGACTATAGATCCTATTGCATATGATTACAATAATGCTTTTAATAAAACATTTAATGGAAATGGATACACATTGAAAAACATTACTATAAATGCTAATGAAGATTACAATGTTGGTTTGTTTGGAGCTATTAAAGATGCTAAAATTGATAATATTAATATTGATAGTGTAGATTTTAAATATAATCATAGTTTACCTAATAGAATAGGTGCTTTTGCAGGTCACATTGGTAATAGTTCAATTTCAAATATATCATTAAGCAATATAGGCATGATTAATGGGATTAGGATTGTTGGTGGTTTTAGTGGTAATGTAGCTGATTCTTTTATATCAAACATAAAGATTGATAAAATAGAAGGCATCAACGCAACAAACGAAGGTAAATTCGCAAGTAATGCTATAGGGGTGGGTGGATTTACAGGAATGGGGGCATCTACATCCTATAATAATGTTATTTTAAAAAATATTGGTAATATATCTTTAACTAATAAAATTGGAGAAGTTTATACAACTTATATTGGTTATTTTCTTGGAAGATCAGATCAATTATCAGCATCAAAAAATGCTAATGAATTTAGAAATATTGCAATATATAATGTTGGAAATTTATCAGCTACTGGAACATGGAGAAATGATTCTTTATACATAGGAGCTTTTGCTGGGGCGTTACATGGTAGTAAAAAAGATGATATGGAAAATATTTTTATATTTTTAAGCAATAATTCAAAAATATCTTATAATAAAAATTTTAGAAGCACGTATTTTGGAAATTTAGCAGGAGTTTTTATCGCAAATTTAAATAATATTCATATTTATAACAAAGAAGGATCCTTAACCAACGCAACTGCTGATCAAGCTTACTGGAATGATTTTAATAAAAATGGTTATGTTTCAGATAAAATAAACATCCACACCTATAATGATTCTACTCAAGAAAGTATCTATAAAGACTTTTTATCTAAAGCTAATACTATAGAAAAACCAACCCCACCAACCAACCCTGATAACCCAAATGATTCTGATGTTATTTTAGGTAGTGATGATGTAATTAGCAAAGAAGATTTAAACCAATGGCTTGATGAAATATTTGCAGGAAATTACTGGGTAGATATAAAAGATCTTGATAAAATTCATGGCCTAAATGAAAGTATCATTCAAAGTATATCTTTCTTAGAAGCTTTATATGGTCAAGAAGGTATGAAAGATATATTGGAAAAATTCCATAATGATTATAAAACAGCTTATTCTAAGTATGAGGAATTTAAAAACAATAAAGCAGAACTTTTAGCTTTTATCAATGAAAAGTTAAAACCTTTAGTAGAACACTCTAATAATTCTCTAAAACAACTACTAACCAAACAAAAAGAACTTGATAGTGTTGTTAAAGCTTATAATGCTTATGTAGAATTAATCAATAAAGGTTTAGCAAGTAAAAATGATCAAGAATTTAAAACCTTAGAAAATAAATTAAATTCTTTAATGAGTGAAAGTCAAATTCTAGCTAATAGTATTTCTAATAATCAAATGCTATTAGAAAAATGGAAAGGAAAAACAAATACTGATTCTAATGGTCATTTTACTATCAAAGGTGCCTTTGCTAATGCTATATTAAATACAAATCCTGACTTAAAAGAAATAACTGGAGATGGTGGAAGTATAGATGATCCAAACAGACCAGAACTTCCCGCAACAGATCTAACCTTCGAACAAACTGCTTCACTTAATCTAATAGGTAATAATAGCTTAGAAGAAGAGGAAGAACAAGAAGAAATAGAAGAAGCTTCTATGAATCAAAAAGGTAAAACCTGCATAGTAAGTGATAATTATAAAACTATGAATCCTTGTGTGGTTGGAGGATTATAA
- a CDS encoding TorD/DmsD family molecular chaperone: protein MESLAIDVFINFLQNPPDKNLLEKLKENKLWENWFLKNDNPLQIEALKLLSCNENEETIGSDFVSLFLSDINFVKAPPFASFYLDKDKEIYSCNSDRVKNIFIINNFLYFLENEPADSLVNELLFIKELLKHNDKKTLKIFLEKDFFTWFNLWNDDLEKGAKSDFYKGFAMLMKDFFEELKRKLINLT from the coding sequence ATGGAAAGCCTAGCCATAGATGTGTTTATAAATTTCTTGCAAAATCCACCAGATAAAAATTTGCTAGAAAAACTTAAGGAAAACAAACTTTGGGAAAATTGGTTTTTAAAAAACGATAATCCATTGCAAATAGAAGCTCTAAAACTTCTATCTTGCAATGAAAATGAAGAAACCATAGGAAGTGATTTTGTAAGTTTGTTTTTAAGTGATATAAATTTTGTAAAAGCGCCTCCTTTTGCATCTTTTTATTTAGATAAAGATAAAGAAATTTACTCTTGTAATTCTGATAGAGTAAAAAATATTTTTATAATCAATAATTTTTTATATTTTTTGGAAAATGAACCCGCAGATAGTCTAGTAAATGAGCTTTTATTTATTAAAGAATTACTAAAACATAATGACAAAAAAACATTAAAAATATTTTTAGAAAAAGATTTTTTTACTTGGTTTAACTTATGGAATGACGACCTAGAAAAAGGTGCAAAAAGCGATTTTTATAAAGGTTTTGCAATGCTTATGAAAGATTTTTTTGAAGAATTAAAAAGAAAACTTATCAACTTAACATAA